The DNA segment GCTCTAACGGCTCAAGGGTCACCTTGGCGTGCGTCGAACTCAGTTGCTCGATATCTACCAGGCGCGGTTTTAGAAACTCTGTCACAGAACCCTGCATTGTGTCCTCTCTTTGGTACTAAGCTTTACTTAGAGTAAAGCTCGACGATCAGGTGTTCGTTAATGTCCGCAGACAGGTCGGAACGTTCAGGATTACGTTTGAACACACCTTCCATCTTAGCAGCATCAACTTCCAGCCAAGTCGGCTTTTCACGCTGCTCAGCCAGCTCCAGAGCGGCCTTCACACGAGATTGCTTTTTAGCTTTCTCACGTACGCTGACTACGTCATTAGGAGATACCTGATAAGAAGCGATGTTAACAACGCGACCATTTACTACGACTGCTTTATGGCTAACCAACTGACGTGCTTCTGCACGAGTGGCGCCGAAGCCCATACGGTAAACGACGTTGTCCAGACGACCTTCCAGCAGTTGCAACAGGTTTGCACCAGTGTTGCCTTTAAGGCGGGCTGCTTCTTTATAATAGTTACGGAACTGACGCTCCAGAACGCCGTAGATACGACGAACTTTTTGCTTCTCACGTAACTGAACACCATAGTCAGACAGACGCGGTTTACGCGCACCGTGCTGGCCTGGTGCCTGCTCAATTTTACACTTGGTATCGATCGCACGAACGCCAGACTTAAGGAATAAGTCTGTGCCCTCACGACGGCTCAGCTTGAGCTTAGGACCCAAATATCTTGCCATTTTCTTTCTCCAACAATCCGAGGAACGACGTTATACGCGACGTTTCTTCGGCGGACGACAACCGTTATGAGGGATCGGAGTCACATCAGTAATATTAGTGATGCGGAAACCAGCCGCGTTCAACGCGCGGATAGTAGACTCACGGCCAGGACCAGGTCCTTTAACCATAACTTCCAGATTCTTAATTCCGTACTCTTTTACTGCTTCGGCGCAACGTTCTGCTGCTACCTGTGCGGCAAACGGAGTGGATTTACGAGAACCACGGAAACCGGAACCACCGGCTGTTGCCCAACCCAGTGCGTTACCCTGACGATCAGTAATGGTAACAATGGTGTTGTTGAAAGAAGCATGGACGTGAGCCACACCGTCAGAGACTTGCTTTCTTACACGCTTACGTGCACGAATAGGTGCCTTTGCCATTATTCAATCACCCCGATTATTTCTTGATCGGTTTACGCGGACCCTTACGGGTACGTGCGTTGGTCTTAGTACGCTGACCGCGAACCGGTAGACCACGACGATGACGCAAACCACGATAGGTACCAAGATCCATCAGACGCTTGATGCTCAGGGTTACTTCACGACGCAGGTCACCTTCTACAGTGTACTTGGCAACTTCGTCACGCAGCTTATCGATTTGCTCTTCAGACAGCTCACTGATCTTAACATTTTCAGCAATGCCCGTTGCTTCACAGATAGCCTGTGAACGGGTCTTGCCGATACCGAAGATCGCAGTTAATGCGATTACAGTATGTTTCTGATCAGGAATGTTAATGCCTGCTATACGGGCCACTATGCACTCCTAAATTTTTATACAACAGCACCACTCTGAAAAGCCCGTTTTCAGGATACTCAAATGATACTGTAGCAACATACAAAAGATTGGCTGGCTAATCTAGCCAGCTCAACCCAACTTTGCAAGAAAAATATGCGAGATAATCAGCCTTGACGCTGTTTATGCTTCGGTTCTACGCTGCAAATCACACGCACAACACCGTTGCGCTTAACAATTTTACAGTTACGACATAATTTCTTGACGGAAGCACGAACTTTCATTTTACTCTCCGTAACTTCTCAAACTCACCAAGATTAGCGGTTATAGCCTTTCAGGTTCGCTTTCTTCAATGCAGACTCGTACTGACTTGACATCATTAGAGTTTGCACTTGAGCCATAAAGTCCATGATGACCACAACTACGATGAGTAGTGATGTACCACCAAAGTAGAATGGTACTTTCATTGCATCACGCATGAACTCCGGGATCAGGCAGATAAAGGTAATATACAACGCACCAATTAAGGTTAAACGAGTCATTACTTTATCGATATACTTCGCCGTTTGCTCTCCCGGACGAATTCCTGGTACGAATGCACCGGACTTCTTCAGGTTATCAGCTGTTTCTCTTGGGTTGAAAACCAACGCCGTATAGAAGAAACAGAAGAAGATGATTGCAGACGCATAGAGTAACACATAAAGCGGTTGCCCAGGCTGCAAATACAGCGAAATTGTAGTCAGCCAGTTCCAACCGGTGCCGCCCCCGAACCAAGATGCAATCGTGGCTGGGAACAGAATAATGCTGGAAGCGAAGATAGCAGGGATTACACCGGCCATATTCACTTTCAACGGTAAATGTGTGCTCTGTGCTGCATAAACACGACGACCTTGCTGACGCTTCGCATAGTTAACGACAATACGACGTTGACCACGTTCTACGAAAACAACGAAGAAGGTTACTGCAAATACTAACACTGCAACCAACAGCAACAGGAGGAAGTGCAGGTCGCCCTGCCGCGCTTGCTCGATAGTATGGCCAATTGCCGGCGGTAAGCCCGCTACAATCCCCGCAAAGATAATGATTGAAATACCGTTACCGATACCACGCTCAGTTATCTGCTCACCTAGCCACATTAGGAACATCGTCCCTGTAACCAAGCTCACGACTGCAGTGAAGTAGAACGCAAAGCCAGGGTTTATAACCAGACCTTGCATTCCTGGCATATTCGGAAGACCGGTAGCAATACCGATCGACTGGAATATGGCTAAAACCAGCGTACCGTAACGGGTGTACTGACTAATCTTACGACGGCCAGCCTCCCCTTCTTTCTTAATTTCCGCTAACGCTGGATGAACCACCGTCAGCAACTGGATAATAATTGACGCAGAAATATACGGCATAATACCCAGAGCAAAGATAGAAGCACGGCTGAGAGCACCACCAGAGAACATGTTAAACATTTCAATGATGGTGCCTCTCTGCTGTTCGAGCAGTTTGGCAAGTACAGCGGCATCAATACCAGGGATCGGAATGAAAGAGCCAATACGGAAAACTATGAGCGCCCCAATTACAAACAATAGTCTGCGCTTGAGTTCGCCAAGTCCACCCTTGGCACTTTGAAAATCTAATCCTGGTTGCTTAGCCATCTGCTACTTATTCCTCAATTTTACCGCCAGCAGCTTCGATAGCAGCACGAGCGCCTTTGGTGACACGAAGGCCACGCAAAGTCACAGCACGATTGATTTCACCAGAAAGCATAACTTTCGCGAATTCAATCTGTGGGCCAACTACGTTAGCGG comes from the Hafnia alvei genome and includes:
- the rpsD gene encoding 30S ribosomal protein S4 encodes the protein MARYLGPKLKLSRREGTDLFLKSGVRAIDTKCKIEQAPGQHGARKPRLSDYGVQLREKQKVRRIYGVLERQFRNYYKEAARLKGNTGANLLQLLEGRLDNVVYRMGFGATRAEARQLVSHKAVVVNGRVVNIASYQVSPNDVVSVREKAKKQSRVKAALELAEQREKPTWLEVDAAKMEGVFKRNPERSDLSADINEHLIVELYSK
- the rpsK gene encoding 30S ribosomal protein S11, which translates into the protein MAKAPIRARKRVRKQVSDGVAHVHASFNNTIVTITDRQGNALGWATAGGSGFRGSRKSTPFAAQVAAERCAEAVKEYGIKNLEVMVKGPGPGRESTIRALNAAGFRITNITDVTPIPHNGCRPPKKRRV
- the rpsM gene encoding 30S ribosomal protein S13, with the translated sequence MARIAGINIPDQKHTVIALTAIFGIGKTRSQAICEATGIAENVKISELSEEQIDKLRDEVAKYTVEGDLRREVTLSIKRLMDLGTYRGLRHRRGLPVRGQRTKTNARTRKGPRKPIKK
- the rpmJ gene encoding 50S ribosomal protein L36, which produces MKVRASVKKLCRNCKIVKRNGVVRVICSVEPKHKQRQG
- the secY gene encoding preprotein translocase subunit SecY, which produces MAKQPGLDFQSAKGGLGELKRRLLFVIGALIVFRIGSFIPIPGIDAAVLAKLLEQQRGTIIEMFNMFSGGALSRASIFALGIMPYISASIIIQLLTVVHPALAEIKKEGEAGRRKISQYTRYGTLVLAIFQSIGIATGLPNMPGMQGLVINPGFAFYFTAVVSLVTGTMFLMWLGEQITERGIGNGISIIIFAGIVAGLPPAIGHTIEQARQGDLHFLLLLLVAVLVFAVTFFVVFVERGQRRIVVNYAKRQQGRRVYAAQSTHLPLKVNMAGVIPAIFASSIILFPATIASWFGGGTGWNWLTTISLYLQPGQPLYVLLYASAIIFFCFFYTALVFNPRETADNLKKSGAFVPGIRPGEQTAKYIDKVMTRLTLIGALYITFICLIPEFMRDAMKVPFYFGGTSLLIVVVVIMDFMAQVQTLMMSSQYESALKKANLKGYNR